The sequence below is a genomic window from Deltaproteobacteria bacterium.
CGGAAAAGATGACCTTCAACGTTAATCCCCATAGTGAAGGTGTCGAGCGATGGAACCTGTTTTATGTATGCACCCTGAATCCTCTGCCCCTCGAACTCGTCAAATCGAGGAATTCACAATGATGTCTTTGGCTGAAGGCAGGGATTTTCTTCCGATCCCTTGAGCGGCACGGCAAATAGCCGGTTGATTTGCCTGGGACCTTCGTTTACCATTGAATCCTGGTGGGGGAAATTGATGGAGAGTCCTGAATGAATATTTACAAGCGGATAAAGGATTCCCTCGTTCACGAGGCGGACAAGATCCGTGTAGATGAGGTCCGCATCGGACTGGGGTATACGGCTGTTTTGCTTGAGGACGGCCGCGCCGGCGTGGCCCTGACCTTTCATGAAGGGCCGAGAAGGGGATGCACGGTATTCAAGGGACATTATCCTCTAGCCGGCGGGAGTGCCTCAGAACTGCTCGACTTTTTAGACTCGGGGGACACGGTGGAAGCGGCGGTTGGCCTGGCCACCGCCAATGCCCTGAGTAATACTCCGAAGGAGAATCTCCACGAAGGAGATATCCTGGAAATTCTTCCCCTCCGTTCCGATGACCAGGTCGGGATGGTGGGCTTTTTCGCCCCCATCCTTCCAAAACTCAAAAAGAGGACATCCTCCATCTTCATTTTCGAGAAGATCCCGGAGAAGCAGGGAGACATTTTACCCGAACAGGAGGCCTACCGGTTGCTTCCTCGATGCCAGGTGGCGTTGATCACTTCCACCACCCTCCTCAATCATACTCTCGAACGCCTCCTTGAGGCCGCCTCCCCCTGCCGCGAGGTGGTCCTCCTCGGTGCCTCTACACCTTTGCTTCCGGAGACCTTCCGGGAGACGCCCGTCACCCGACTCTCCGGAGTCATCGTGACCAACCCCGGGGAAATCCTCAGGATCGTGAGCGAAGGGCGCGGCATGCGTTACTTCAAGGGCCATGTAAAAAAGGTGAACCTGGATTTGAAGAGACAAGAGGCATATTGACCTCCGGTTGAATCCTTTCACCTTGAACAGCGTTTTTGACAGGAAGGCACCTCTTTGGTATCTTCACATCCTACATTTGCGGGAGGCCGAAAAGGACAGAATGGCGCAATTCGTCTTCATCAATGACAGAAACAGGGAAAGGTACCTGAAAATCATCGCACCCGCCGGGAAATTCCTGGCCCGTATGGGGATTCACCCCAATGTCCTTTCCTTTGCAGGCCTCGTGTTCAGTGCCCTTGCAGGGCTCCTGTACAGTACGGGCGCTTTCTTCTGGGCGGCCTGGGTGGTTGTCCTTGCGGGTGTTTGCGACAGCCTGGACGGCCTCATCGCCAGGCAGACCCAAAAGACCAGCACGTTTGGGGCCTTTTTTGACAGCACCCTGGACCGATACGGGGACATGTTCCTTTTGCTGGGCCTGGCTTACCACTTTGCCGGAGGCATTCCCTTCTTCTTCCCAGGGATGCCCCGGGTATTGGGAGGGGAGGCCAGCCCCTGGACGGTCATGGTCATCTTCCTGGCCCTTACGGGGTCCTTCATGGTAAGCTACGCCAGGGCCCGAGCCGAGGGACTGGGAATCCCATGTAAAGAAGGGATGATGCAGAGACCGGAAAGGATCACCCTCCTGATCATAGGATCCCTCCTTGGCGCCATCCCCCAAGTCGGTCCCTGGTTGCTCAAATTCGTGCTGCTGCTCCTGGCCGTTTCAACCAACCTGACAGCCGTTTACCGCATCATCCACGTGAGGAATCGTATCCTTAAAGGAAACCCCTGAACATGAAAGAACAGATCCTGTGTCCCCACTGCGGAAAAGTGGTGGAAAGATACCGCAATCCGGTTCCCACCGTCGACATCATCATCGAGGTGGAGGGAGGGATAGTCCTCGTGGAACGGAAAAACCCGCCCCATGGTTGGGCCCTTCCCGGCGGGTTCGTGGATTACGGGGAAAGCTGTGAGGCGGCTGCGGTCCGGGAGGCCAGAGAGGAGACCTCCCTGGAGGTGCAACTCGTATACCAACTCGGAACTTATTCTGATCCAGCCAGGGATCCCCGCCACCACACCATCACCACCGTTTTTGTGGCCAGGGCCGATGGACGGCCCGTTGCCCGGGATGACGCGGCCGGCACCGGGGTATTCACCCGAGACACCATCCCTGGGCCCCTCGCCTTTGATCACGAAAGGATTCTTCAGGACTATTTCAAGGCATGTCCATCCAGAAAATAAAACGGATCATCAAA
It includes:
- a CDS encoding DUF364 domain-containing protein is translated as MNIYKRIKDSLVHEADKIRVDEVRIGLGYTAVLLEDGRAGVALTFHEGPRRGCTVFKGHYPLAGGSASELLDFLDSGDTVEAAVGLATANALSNTPKENLHEGDILEILPLRSDDQVGMVGFFAPILPKLKKRTSSIFIFEKIPEKQGDILPEQEAYRLLPRCQVALITSTTLLNHTLERLLEAASPCREVVLLGASTPLLPETFRETPVTRLSGVIVTNPGEILRIVSEGRGMRYFKGHVKKVNLDLKRQEAY
- a CDS encoding NUDIX hydrolase — encoded protein: MKEQILCPHCGKVVERYRNPVPTVDIIIEVEGGIVLVERKNPPHGWALPGGFVDYGESCEAAAVREAREETSLEVQLVYQLGTYSDPARDPRHHTITTVFVARADGRPVARDDAAGTGVFTRDTIPGPLAFDHERILQDYFKACPSRK
- a CDS encoding CDP-alcohol phosphatidyltransferase family protein codes for the protein MAQFVFINDRNRERYLKIIAPAGKFLARMGIHPNVLSFAGLVFSALAGLLYSTGAFFWAAWVVVLAGVCDSLDGLIARQTQKTSTFGAFFDSTLDRYGDMFLLLGLAYHFAGGIPFFFPGMPRVLGGEASPWTVMVIFLALTGSFMVSYARARAEGLGIPCKEGMMQRPERITLLIIGSLLGAIPQVGPWLLKFVLLLLAVSTNLTAVYRIIHVRNRILKGNP